Sequence from the Bubalus kerabau isolate K-KA32 ecotype Philippines breed swamp buffalo chromosome 17, PCC_UOA_SB_1v2, whole genome shotgun sequence genome:
TCAGCCCCAGACACACCTTGATAGCCAGTCACTGACTTGAGGAGGCTTAGGGCAAGAGGGCTCAATGGAGGTAAGTGATGAGTGAGAACGTCTAAGGAGAAGGTTTGGGAATCAGTACAGAAGGAGGTGGTGGGTTTCAGAAGGCTGGGTTTTCTACTCACCTTGCATCAGCTCAAAGGCCTTGTGAAAGCAGTGGATCTCCCTTAAACTCCACATTAACTACGGTTGGGTGCTGAGCTCTCTGTGAGGGGGAAACACGGACTTGAAACATGTAAATGGAACTTTGGAAATATAGTGGAACACGGATTCTTCTCTTGcagaaaagacatttaaataaGAGGTCTTTCAGgttccccctcctgcctccatctGATTTATAGGTTTATACATCACCCTGATTTATAGGTGTTGCCAGCCTCCATGCTATGGTGTGGTGTGCTGCATTTCTTCCTCAAGGCTTTCTGAACCTTGGCCCCCTGGGCTAAGCAGACATGTTCGTCTGTGTTCATTTGTGTTAACACGCACAGAGAGACCCTCTCAGATCTACAATACAGAACGATATTGTCCCAATTTCCATTTGAGAAACCTGATGCCCCCTGACTTTTGTCCATTTAGAAATCCGAATCCAAAGATGGGCAGCATGAACGCCTACGAGCAGGTCCAAAAGGGACCCCGGAAGCTGCAAGGAGTCACCGAACTTGGCGTGACCAAGCggaaggagaaaaaggacagagaCAAGGCAAAACTCCTGGAAACGATGGGAAAAATCCAGAAGAAccaggaggaggagctgaggcGCCACCTCGACAAGCACACTCCAGCCTAGGTGGCCTTTGAGAAGGTGCAGGAGAAGCACAAATGGAGAGGATGCTGAAGAAAGCATCCAAAACTCACTAGCAGAGAGTGGAGGACTTCAACAGACACCTGGACACGCTCACGGAGCACTATGACATTCCTAAAGTCAGCTGGACCAAGTAGCCGCCCCACCCAGGAGATGGAGTATTGTCCAggggaagcaggaagcagagttGGGGTCATCTCTGGAGCCTTTGGaaacattcttttacacatattcTGTGAGTCTTCTGCTGAGCCCGTGCTTATCAAAGTAATGGGCCTTTATTCTGGAAGCGCATTAAACAGAGACGGCCCTttaaattacaaagagaaaaaagcaacttCCATGTCCAGTGGTTCATGCAGCCTCGGGACCTGTGTGTTCACCAGGAGACCCACTGGGGGAAAAGCCCTACGGCTGCGATCTCTGCCCCTAGAAGTTCCCTCACAATGCCACGCTTCACGGTTACCAGAGGACCCACACCCAAGAGAAGCCTTTCTGCTGTGAGCACTGTGAAAAAGCTTTCGACCACAGTGGGAACCTCAGTGGACACACTCTGGGCTCGAGCCCTACATGTGCCCCGAGTGTCACCGGTCTTCTGCTTCCTGAGGTCTGTCAAATCCCACCAGGAAACCCATTCCGAACCACTGGCCCAGGACCCTGCCCTCGGGCCAAGTCCTTTCTGCTTCAAGAAGGAAATTCACAATGATTTGTCACTTCTGTAACACAAAGGGTGGATGACATGGGAAGAGCTTCGGAGGATATTGGGTCCAGGGGGTTCCATTTACATGAATGAGGAGGATATTTGAGTGATGGCTTATTGttccctttggattttgttttctacttcagTGTACCCTGTTTCAAAAagcttttactttcttttgttattcttttacTGAAAGCATGTCTCATTGGTTATCACTATTTCATCATGAAACTGAGCCTACTGTTGACTGCCTTCCTGTTAGGCAGGACTTCTCTGTAAACCTGCAGGACCTGGCAAAGAGGCCAAGGTCTCCAGtggaatttaaatttcaaataaacacatttctgtCAAATGTGTCTCATAGTTTCTAAGACTTTTCTACAGGGAATAGGTGATGGCCGTGGTTTTGCCTACATGGCTGTTATGCTGAGGTAGATTCACTCACTCCATACTTGTTCAGGTATTTCTTCCCGACTTGTTTCGAAAAAGGAAGGCTTCTGAAAGTGATAGGGGTCATTCTTCTTTCCTATTGGTGTGCAACTTCTACTCTTCAAAAAGGCTACTTAGAAATCGGGTCTGCTCACACCTTAGCTCatcagctgattttagaaaagcctTTGAAGACTTATCTCACAAGAACAGAAAAGATGAGAGGAGTCAAACCGATCTGGTTCCCACCACCATGTCTCTGACACTGTCAAACCCTCCAGGCAGTGAGACCAAAAATTCACGAGATCATTGAAACCAGTCCGTTCACCCCAAAGTGCAGTCCCCAAAGTCCAAAATCAatgaaatccaaaaggaaatggaGGGATTTCCTGCGCGGTCCAGCCGGTGAGACTTAGCGCTCCCGCTGCAGGCGCCGTGGTTTCCTTCCGCGGTCTGGGAACTGAGACCGCACCTGCCTCCCTGCTTGGTCAAAAACGGAACAAACAAAATACACAGAACCTGTCGCTAAATCACTATGGAGGCCTCTTTAGCAAATCGTGGTTCTCCTGAGCGAGTTTCCGTGGGCAATCGAATCTCTGTGATTAAGTAAAGAAGGATTATCTAGAACGTTTCGCCCCGCCCTCACCGAATCCATGCGCCGATCGGGTAACAGGCCGAGAGGGCCGGCGTTTCTCCAGCGCGAAAGAGAGACGTGTCTCCGCCAGCCGAGTTGGAGAGCGAGTCCCCAACTGAGGAGGACCGAGGCGAGAAGGCTTCAAGGAGGTAATTGATGGGAAGTGTCTAAAGAGAACGCTAGAGAGTCAGGGCCCGTGGAAGTGGGCTTCAGTAAGTCCTGGCTTTCTGTTCCCCTTGCATTCGCTCAGAGACCGTGTGAAATCCACCGATCTGCCTCCGGCCACACATAAACCGTGGTTCATTTGTGGAATCTTCTGTGAGATGAGATTGTTTCCACACTCCATGGTGGCCTGTGGGGTGGTTCATTTTTTCAACAAGGGCTTTTAAGCACCGCCCTGTGGACAGTTGTGACCACACAGTTTCTTGTAGTATAAGATGGATGGCggaggaggaagagaatggaTTCTTGTCCCTGGTGTGAAATTCTGAGGCGGGAATACTGCCCAGTATTGGGATGAGGGATGGTAGGGtggatgaaaataaaactaattggctgcattcttttttcttttttgccccctATTTCTGAACACTGAATCTATTCCTGAGGAAAAGCAAGAGGAAATTCCTTTCGATCGGGGTCAGTTGGGCACCAACTTCTAGAAGCATTTGCCCAGAGTCCTACTGAAAAGCTCTACAGTCGGTATGGCTGAGAACCAGACAAGGGGTCGTGGCCCCGTCGCGGACAGCCCCGGAGCAGAGTCGCCGGCGTCTGCGCCAGGCCAAGACACCCGAAGGGAAAACCGCGACTCAGACCTGGAAGAGTTGCGCGTTCGCTTCAGAACGTTTAGCAGCTCGGACGAATCCGACCCCATCAAGGCTCTGAGGAGGCTCTGTGAACTCTGCGGGCTGTGGCTGAGGCCGGATCTTCACACCAaggaggagatggtggacaggctggtgctggagcagttcGTGATGTGCATGCCGCCTGAGATCCAGGTCTTAGTCAAAAGTAGTGGTGCCGAGACTTGTAAGGATCTGGAGGAGGTGCTGataaagaagaagaaactgacGAAATGGGTGAGTAGGACCCTAGTGACCCTGTGAGACAGGGAACGGTGGGAtgaggggctgggagctgggagatgAAGCAGAAGGATCAGAGGGCTTGGCTCTAAATCAGGGATTCCCAGAGGGGTGAGCACTTGCCTGTGGCATCACTGGAGATGTTTCTGTTGATCCTCACTTGGAGGGTGTTGGTCTTTCAAATGTCATTCCCAGGAGGTGGGCTCCTAGGGTGGGATACGCAATGAATACCTTTTTGGATCTTGTGAAGGGAGACTGATCCTATCTGAATTTTTCCTCACAGGCTGTAGTGCGTGTCCAAGGCGAGGATGTTTTGATGCCCGTCTCGGGTGTTGAGATGTTAGGATCTGAGGTCAGTGAGGGGCACAGTGAGGGAGACCGAGCCAGGGAGCCCCAGCCTACAGTCAGTGTCATCCCTCCAGACGAGGGCCAGCAGGAAAGCCAAGATGGGCAGCATCTGCCAGGAGCCAAGGACCTGTCGAGGGGGCAGGTGAGTGTGATGTCCTGACCTCCAGTCTGGGAGCAGGTAGAAGGGGGTCGGGTGGGGGTGGCTGCGGAAGTAATTGGGAGAACTGGGCAAAGGACAGGAATGGACCCTCTGCCTCCAGGAATTCCCATGGATGCATTCCGTTCCCGGCTGTTTTCCATCCAGTGTGAGAATGAAGACAATCCATGTTTCATAGTCCTTCACCATGAAAGTTTGTGGCCCTAAGCATGAGGGCAGAGGAGTCCTGTTTCCACAGGATGGTGCTGGTTCAGTTCATCAGGCATAAGTGCACTCACAGCGGTTTCACCCATGATGGATTTCATCAGAGGCACTTAATATTGGGGGATATTGTAAACACCTTGAATTGCATAGCAAGTTCCCCGTTGGAGTCATTTTTCCCCTCAGATATTGGAGTATGTCTGGAGAGAGTGgatttttttgaaatgtgaatCGGGGGAGGAGATGCTACTGATTTCTCATGAATAGAGCTATATAGTATAAAACAGAGCTATATAGTATAACAGCTATACTGCTTATCATCTTATTATACCCCAGGCCACCTTCCATGATGAAGAGAAATCCAGGCAAGGTATCAACAAGTGGTGAAGTCAGGAGCCCTAGAGCCAGAATCCTCTACTTTCAGATTCAGGGCCTGGAGACTGTGAGATGAGGTGGAGAGATAGGTGCAAAGATAATTGGCAGTGCCAGCTGTGAAGTCTGGACTTGTTTGCCAGAGGTGGTCGGTATAGATCAAGGACAGACATGGGAATCAGAAGAGGATTGCCAATCAGGGTGATGGGAAGCAGTCAGGGCATCTCCCCCAAACTGATATTCAGAAAGCTGGAGTGTGAGATCAGGGTACGAGGCAGGTGGGGAAAGAGGAGACAGAGCTTTCGTGGGCTAAGGCAGTGGGATTGACTCTGCTTGGTTGCCCCTTGTCAGGACCAGAAAGCTCTCCCGCCAGAGACCATTCCTGAAACAGGTGAACTGCAGGGTCAGACGCCCTCCAAGGAGAACTTGGAGAAGGACCTGCGGGAAGACAGAGGAGTGACAAGAACCCTTTTGTCTCAAGAGCCTGAACTTCTGCAGAATCGTGGTGAGTATTAAAAACTTGGAGACCACAGGAGGTACTGACTGCCTCCATTCATGTCCAGGAAGGGGTACCCAGCATTTCCATCCCTTGTTGTTGTGGGGTAGGAGTTGGTTCCCCAATGCCAACCTTCTCCATCGTCAACATTCCAGAGTGTTTCATCAGCTAGACTCTTAGGTAGTTTGGTTGCTAGGAAGTCTGTAGCCAAGATTATGGATGGTTCCAATGAGGCCGGCACCATGGAAAATGCTCCTTGATAAATATGGTGCTGAATCTCTTCTTTCAGCAGATTctgggagggcagagagagaggagagtgtCCCCTGGAAGGAAGTCATACTTCAAAGGTGGCTCTGAACCCTTTCCTCTTGTGTTCCAGAGAGAGATGTTTTCACTCCGAGTGGATCCAGACGAGGTCCTCTGAAGAATCGCAGACATGTGAAAAGGAAGCGGGAGAGCAGTCCCACTTGCCAAGACGTGGGTCAAGAGGCAGCCACGTGTCTGGACCAAGGAGAGTTCTCAGGACAGCTTGGGTCCCATTCCTTTGGTGCATTTGGCACCATTCGACCCACCAGTCTTCCTGAGGGAGCAGAAACCCCGGGACGGGcaccatctgaatgcagggtgtGCAAAAAGAGCTTTCCTTATCAATCTCAGCTTACCCtgcaccagaggacacacacaggacaGAGGCCCTTTCAATGTGACGTCTGTGCCAAAGGGTTCATACAGCCTTCAGACCTGCGGGTTCACCAGCGGATCCACACTGGCGAGAAGCCCTACAGCTGTGATCTCTGCCTCAAGAAGTTCACCCACGACTCCACGCTGCGCACTCACAAGAGGACCCACACCCAGGAGAAGCCTTTCCGCTGTGAGCACTATGACAGAGCTTTCGGCCACCGAGGGAACCTCAACGTTCACCTACGCACCCACTCTGGGCTCAAGCCCTACGTGTGCCCCGAGTGTCACACAGCCTTCCGTCAGCTGGGGACTTTCAAACGCCACCGGAAAATCCATTCCAGATGACTGGCTCAGGACCCTGCCCTCAGGTCCaggtcttttctgttttaatgagaaaattgagaatgATTTGTCACCTGTGTGATACAAAGTGTGGATGACAGGGGAAGGGCTTAGGAGGATAGTGGAACCCAGTGGGGTTCCACTCGCGTAAATTAGGATATTTGTGTGAATTAGGATACTTGAGTGATGACatttttccctttggattttgttttctactttgctatagactatagttttctttttcatttgtgtattttcagtTGGAGGAGAATTGCCTTACGATGTTAGACTCTGGTTTTCTTACATGTTTTCGCTTTGTGTTGTTCTTGTTCTTCCAATGAAGCTGTGTCTCACTGGTTATCAGTACCTCATCATCAGAGTGAGGCTACTGCTGATTGCCTTCTTGTCAGGTgtgctttccttttaaaataggaTGCTCCTAGCAGGATGGCTAGATTAAATACAGGATCAccaatgaaatttaaatttcaaataaacaaacacatttctatcaaagagctgtgtgttttctcttctaaGACTTTGCTACAGGTAGGTGATAGCCATAGTTTTTTCAATGTGGccattattatgttgagatatgttcccctTATACTAGTTTGGATACTGCTTCCTTAGGTATTTAGAAACAGAAGGCTTCTTAAATTGATAAGTGTCATTCTTttcccctcctgctgctgctgctgctaagtcccttcagtcgtgtccaactctgtgcaatcccatagacggcagcccaccaggctcccccatccctgggattctccaggcaagaacactggagtgggttgccatttccttctccaatgcatgaaagggaaaagtgggagtgaagtcgcttggtagtgtctgactcttagcgaccccatggactgtagcccaccaggctcctccatccatgggattttccaggcaagagtactggagtggggtgccattgccttcttctctttttccctgCTTGTGTACAACCTCTGGTTTCTGTGATGGCTCTCTGAAATGGCTTCTTACAGTTGATCTCGTCAGCTGATTTTAGACAAAAGTCTTTGATGACTTAATTcatgagaaaagaaacaagattgGGTAACCCAATTTGATTACAACCATCGGATTACAATTATTGGACTGCTTCATAGTCTCCAAGCAGAGAAAAAATTCATTAGATCAGGAAAATCAATCTGTTTCCCCAAGAAATGCCATCCATGAAgtctaaagtaaataaaatacattagagAAAGTTTACTGCCAAATCAATATGGTGGCCTCTTTAATGGTTCTTCCTGTTGGAGTCTCCACAGGAAATGGAATCTACCCAGATTATCCAAAGTGGTTCCTTCCATGCCCTTTATCCAATCACTGGGATGATGAGTTTATGGCCAGAAACCCCTGGAGTTTCACCCAACTCTCTATAAATACAGACATTTCAGCTCCAGACACACTTTGAGAGCCAGTGCCTGACCTGAGGAGGCTGAAGGCAAAGGACCTGGAAGGGGTAAGCGATGAGTGGGCACGTCCAAGGAGGATGCCTAGAAATCAGGACACACGGGTGGGTTTCAGAAAGGTCTCGCTTTCTGTTCATCCTACATTAGCTGGGAGACCTTGTGACAGGAGATCTTCCTCTAACCCCACGTTAACAATGGTTAATCCATCTCTTCTTCGAGGGGAGAAGAATGTTTCCACACATGTTGCTGTGAGGTGGCTCGTTTTCTTCAAGGGTTTCTGAACGGCACCCTATGGCCatttaaaaactacatatatgtttattattagttttaagttttttaattccttcattttggctgggctgggtcttctttgctgtgagggctttctctagtcgtagctagtggggactactctctagctgaggggtatgggcttctcattgtgttggcttctcccgtggcagagctgggagtctACAGCTCGGGTTCAGTAGTTGCCCCTCtcaggctcaagagttgtggtgcacaggcttcgagGCAGGCGGGGTCTTCCcatatcagggatcaaacccatgtccccctgcattggcaggcagattcttatccactggaccaccaaggaagccctatggtCATTTCTGACCAGACAGTTTTATGAAATATTGAATGAGTCGAGTAATGGTGTCCAATATTGGGATGTAGGGGAGACAGAAGGGTGGAAAAAAATGTAacccatttgtttctcttttttttttttgtctccctaGACTGCTAACCAGTGACTTTAATGCTGAAGAAAAGCAAAGTAAATCCATTTCCATAGGTTTCAACTGGGCACCCACTTCTAGAAGCATTTGCTCAGAGTCCTTCTGGAAATTTCCTCCATCAATACGGCTGAGGACCAGCCATTTTCTCAGGGTTGTGGACACATGACAGACAGCCCTGGGGCAGAGTCACCGGCATCCGTGCCACCCCAAGACACACTCATGGAAGACTCAGACTGTGACCAGGAAACCTGGCACGTCCGGTTCAGAACATTTAGCAGCTCAGAGGAGTCCGACCCCGTCGAGGATCTGAGGAGACTCCGTGAACTCTGCCATCTGTGGCTGAGGCCAGATCTTCATACCAAGGAGCAGATGATGGACAggctggtgctggagcagttcatgatctgcatGCCCCTGGAGTGCCAGGTCCTGCTCAAAGAAAGTGGGGTGCAGAGTTGCAAAGCCCTGGAGGACGTGCTGAGAAATAAGCAGAAACCCAAGAACTGGGTGAGTAGGACATTAGTGATGGGTGTGGGAGGAGGAGACACGTGCAAGCTTCAGGGATTGCAAGATAGGATCTCTGGGTTTGGCTCTGtatcagtggttcccaaacagGTGAGAGAAGTTCACAATTGGGCAATTTGGGAGATACTTCTGACTGTCTCAACTCGAAGGATGTAGATCTTTTACACCAAACGGGAGCTTCTATTGTCAATGCCATTGGATGCCTGAAAACTACATTCCAGGCCTTATAGAGACTGATCTTGATTGATTTCTCCCTTCACAGACCATAGTCTGCATACAAGGGCAGAAATATCTCGTGCGTGATCACAATATTGAGATGGTTGAAGCAAAGGCCAGTGACATGGACAATGAGAGAGACCCATGTGGGGAGCCCCAACCGCCCTCAAGGGTCATACCTCCAGAGGATAGCCAGGAAGGAAGCCAAGAGGTGCAGAATCTGCCAGGAGCCATGAACCTTTCTAGGGAGCAGGTGAGAGTGTGTAAGCAGGTAGAAGAGAGTCAGGTGGGTGTGGCTGCTGGAGAAATGGGGAGATTTGGCAAAGGACAGGAATGGACCCATTGCTTCCAGGAATTCCCGTGGATGCATTCAGTTCCTAGGCATTTTTTCTAATCAGTGTGAGAGTGAGGATAATCCATCTCTGTCCCTCTGCTATGAAAGCTTCTAGTCTTaggagtggggagaagggaatCCTGTCTTCCTTATATGATGCTAGGTTCAATTTGCTGCAGGTAAATGCACTGACAGCTGATTTACCCACGGCCACCTTGCCCAAGGGCACGTCATATTTCAGAATATGATCATTCCTTGCAACTGATGGAGTGACTCGAAATTGGACTCATTTTGCCCCCCAGtagacattgggcttccctggtggctcagatggtgaagaatctgccaaccatgcatgagacctgggttcgatgcctgggtcaggaagatcccctggagaagggaatggctacccactctagtgttcttgcctggagaatcccatgaacagaggaacctggcagctatagtccatgggtttgcagagagtcagacacgactgagcgactaacactttccctttcagacATTGAAGGATGAATCGAAGACAGTTGATTTGTTCAAATAAGGTTGGGTATAGGCAGCGGATGCTATTGACTTGCATGGAGtagagaccaagaatactggtcaTCATCTTCCTATGTACTGCGTAACCACCATCGCAAAGATGCATCCAGGCAAAGTCTCCAACAGTGATGGAGTCAAGAGAGCTGGACTTAGAGTTCTTTACCTCCAGAGTCAAGGGCAGGCAGGAGTGGGTATGATTTGGAGAGAGACCTATGCATAGAGAAGTCAGAGTGCCAACTGTGATGTCCTGATTGGATTGCCGGATACAGTCTGTATAGATCCAGGACAGCCTTGAGTATCAGGAGATGATTATCAATCAGGATGATGGGGTGGACCAGAAGAAGTCAGGGCATATCCCCTAAAACGACATGAAGAAAGTTGGAGTCTTAGATCAAGATATgaggcagatggggaaactgcaaACAGTTTTCCATGGACTAAGGTAAATGGCTTTGACTCTGCTTGTTTGTCCCTTGTCAGGACCAGAGAGCTCTCCCGCCAGAGACTGTTCCTGAAACAGGTGAGCTGGAGGGTCAGACGCCCAGAGAGAACATGGAGAAGAACCTGCTGGAAGACAGGGGAGAGACAAAATCCCTTCAATTTCAAGAACCTGAACTTCTGAAGGGTCCTGGTGAGTATTCAAAACCGTGGAATTCAGCAGAGTTAGTGACTCCCTCCTATGGTGGCATGGGGCTGGGTAGCCAGCATCACCATCCTTGGATGGGGCGGTGGAGATCATTGTCCAGTGCCAACCTTCTCCATCATCAACGTTCCAGTGTCCCACAGTCCAAGCTCTTAGCTTGGTTGCTTGATGGGAACTTCTCTGCCAACATCAGGTTTCCAGTGAGGCCAGCAGCACAGAAAATGTTCCTTGTTAAATGTGGTGCTGAATTTCTTTCAGCAGATTCTGGGAGcatagagagagagaagaatcctgaagaagaaactgatatttaaaatgtgtctCCTGAACCCTTTCTTCCTGTGTTCCAGAGGGAGACGTTTCCACTACGACTGGATCCAGAGGGGGTCCTCTAAAGAATCGCAGACATGTCAAAATGAAACGGGAGAGCAGTCCCACTTGCCAAGACGTGCGTCAAGAAGCAGCCACGTGTTTGGACCCAGGAGAGTTCTCAGGACAGCATGGGTTACATTCTGTTGGTGCATCTGGCACCGTGGGACCCACCAGTCTTCCTGAGGGAGCAGAAACCCCAGGACGGGCACCCTCTGAATGCAGGGTGTGCAAAAAGAGCTTTCCTTATCAGTCTCAGCTTACCCtgcaccagaggacacacacaggagagaggcCCTTTCAGTGCGACATCTGTGCCAAAGTGTTCATACAGCTTTCAGATCTGCGGGTTCACGAGCGGATCCACACTGGCGAGAAGCCCTACAGCTGTGATCTCTGCCTCAAGAAGTTCACCCACGACTCCACGCTGCGCACTCACAAGAGGACCCACACCCAGGAGAAGCCTTTCCGCTGTGAGCAGTGTGACAGAGCTTTCGGCCACCGAGGGAACCTCAACGTTCACCGACGCACCCACTCTGGGCTCAAGCCCTACGTGTGCCCCGAGTGTCACACAGCCTTCCGTCAGCTGGGGACTTTCAAACGCCACCGGAAAATCCATTCCAGATGACTGGCTCAGGACCCTGCCCTCAGGTTCAAGTGCCTTCTGCTCCGTGAAGGAAATTCGGGATTATTTGTCACTTATATGATACAAACAAAGGGTGACATGTGAAGAACTTACGATCATACTGGAACCCGATGAGGTTCCATTGACATGAATTTGGTGAATATTTGAGTGATGACTTATCTTTCCCTTCAGATTTTGTTCTCTACTTTAGTGTAGCCTGTGTTTTTGTGATAAGTTTTCGCTTTGTGGTGTTCTTCTTCAGTGAATGCAGGTCTCATTAGTTTTCAGTCCTTCTtcgtgaaagtgaggtcactgcTGATTGTGCCCCCATTGGGGAAGATTTAATTGTACAATAGGATGCTCCTAGCAGAGTGGCCAGATGAAAAAGAGCATTAacagtgaaatttaaatttctaataaaCAAAGAGATTTCTGTCAAATAAGTGTACTGTGTATTTCCcttccaagattttttttcttattattttaatttttaagtttacaatcttgtactggttttgccatatatcaacatgaatccaccacaggtatacatgtgttccccatcctgaaccctcctccctcctccctccctgtcccatccctctgggtcgtcccagtgcaccagtcccaagcatccactatcgtgcatcgaacctggactggagacttgTTTcccatatgatattatacatgtttcaatgccattcccccaaatcatcccacctatACCCAAGATTTTTTATATGGAGTAGATGATACCTGTGGTCTGTTACATGGCCATTATTATGTGGAGATATCATCCctctgtaaggcttccccagtggctcagtggtaaaaaatccacctgcagcacagaagacccaggtttgatcccttcatcaggaagatcccctggagaagggaatggcaactcactccagtactcttgcctggagaatcccatgggcagaggagcctggcaggctatgctctgcatgactgaagcgactgagcacccaCTCAAGCATTAAAGCAACTGTATGCTTTTCGAATCATGAACTGTTAGGTAATGTAGTATTAATGCCCATTTGAACACTGAGATTCTAAGGTGTCTCAGCTTGAAAAGATTCTTCAAGGTAGCACTCTTTCATCCCACCTGGCTCTCCTCCAGCAGAAATGAAGAGAGGTCCTTTACAGCAGAATGGAGATAATAAactatttcttttcaaagaatcagcgtTTTCTTCTATTAATTAGCCTGGGAATTTGTTGGGGGTGGCAAACTCAAGGATGATATTGTAATAGATATTGGTGTCCGGCTGCTCCACTTAAAAGCAAATACAGAGGCCAGGTTGGGGGAAAGTAAAGTTAGCTTTATTCTG
This genomic interval carries:
- the LOC129632239 gene encoding zinc finger and SCAN domain-containing protein 5B-like isoform X2, whose product is MTDSPGAESPASVPPQDTLMEDSDCDQETWHVRFRTFSSSEESDPVEDLRRLRELCHLWLRPDLHTKEQMMDRLVLEQFMICMPLECQVLLKESGVQSCKALEDVLRNKQKPKNWTIVCIQGQKYLVRDHNIEMVEAKASDMDNERDPCGEPQPPSRVIPPEDSQEGSQEVQNLPGAMNLSREQDQRALPPETVPETGELEGQTPRENMEKNLLEDRGETKSLQFQEPELLKGPEGDVSTTTGSRGGPLKNRRHVKMKRESSPTCQDVRQEAATCLDPGEFSGQHGLHSVGASGTVGPTSLPEGAETPGRAPSECRVCKKSFPYQSQLTLHQRTHTGERPFQCDICAKVFIQLSDLRVHERIHTGEKPYSCDLCLKKFTHDSTLRTHKRTHTQEKPFRCEQCDRAFGHRGNLNVHRRTHSGLKPYVCPECHTAFRQLGTFKRHRKIHSR
- the LOC129632239 gene encoding zinc finger and SCAN domain-containing protein 5B-like isoform X4, which encodes MTDSPGAESPASVPPQDTLMEDSDCDQETWHVRFRTFSSSEESDPVEDLRRLRELCHLWLRPDLHTKEQMMDRLVLEQFMICMPLECQVLLKESGVQSCKALEDVLRNKQKPKNWTIVCIQGQKYLVRDHNIEMVEAKASDMDNERDPCGEPQPPSRVIPPEDSQEGSQEVQNLPGAMNLSREQDQRALPPETVPETEGDVSTTTGSRGGPLKNRRHVKMKRESSPTCQDVRQEAATCLDPGEFSGQHGLHSVGASGTVGPTSLPEGAETPGRAPSECRVCKKSFPYQSQLTLHQRTHTGERPFQCDICAKVFIQLSDLRVHERIHTGEKPYSCDLCLKKFTHDSTLRTHKRTHTQEKPFRCEQCDRAFGHRGNLNVHRRTHSGLKPYVCPECHTAFRQLGTFKRHRKIHSR
- the LOC129632239 gene encoding zinc finger and SCAN domain-containing protein 5B-like isoform X1, whose amino-acid sequence is MTDSPGAESPASVPPQDTLMEDSDCDQETWHVRFRTFSSSEESDPVEDLRRLRELCHLWLRPDLHTKEQMMDRLVLEQFMICMPLECQVLLKESGVQSCKALEDVLRNKQKPKNWTIVCIQGQKYLVRDHNIEMVEAKASDMDNERDPCGEPQPPSRVIPPEDSQEGSQEVQNLPGAMNLSREQVRVCKQVEESQDQRALPPETVPETGELEGQTPRENMEKNLLEDRGETKSLQFQEPELLKGPEGDVSTTTGSRGGPLKNRRHVKMKRESSPTCQDVRQEAATCLDPGEFSGQHGLHSVGASGTVGPTSLPEGAETPGRAPSECRVCKKSFPYQSQLTLHQRTHTGERPFQCDICAKVFIQLSDLRVHERIHTGEKPYSCDLCLKKFTHDSTLRTHKRTHTQEKPFRCEQCDRAFGHRGNLNVHRRTHSGLKPYVCPECHTAFRQLGTFKRHRKIHSR
- the LOC129632239 gene encoding zinc finger and SCAN domain-containing protein 5B-like isoform X3, coding for MTDSPGAESPASVPPQDTLMEDSDCDQETWHVRFRTFSSSEESDPVEDLRRLRELCHLWLRPDLHTKEQMMDRLVLEQFMICMPLECQVLLKESGVQSCKALEDVLRNKQKPKNWTIVCIQGQKYLVRDHNIEMVEAKASDMDNERDPCGEPQPPSRVIPPEDSQEGSQEVQNLPGAMNLSREQVRVCKQVEESQDQRALPPETVPETEGDVSTTTGSRGGPLKNRRHVKMKRESSPTCQDVRQEAATCLDPGEFSGQHGLHSVGASGTVGPTSLPEGAETPGRAPSECRVCKKSFPYQSQLTLHQRTHTGERPFQCDICAKVFIQLSDLRVHERIHTGEKPYSCDLCLKKFTHDSTLRTHKRTHTQEKPFRCEQCDRAFGHRGNLNVHRRTHSGLKPYVCPECHTAFRQLGTFKRHRKIHSR
- the LOC129632239 gene encoding zinc finger and SCAN domain-containing protein 5B-like isoform X5, encoding MTDSPGAESPASVPPQDTLMEDSDCDQETWHVRFRTFSSSEESDPVEDLRRLRELCHLWLRPDLHTKEQMMDRLVLEQFMICMPLECQVLLKESGVQSCKALEDVLRNKQKPKNWDQRALPPETVPETGELEGQTPRENMEKNLLEDRGETKSLQFQEPELLKGPEGDVSTTTGSRGGPLKNRRHVKMKRESSPTCQDVRQEAATCLDPGEFSGQHGLHSVGASGTVGPTSLPEGAETPGRAPSECRVCKKSFPYQSQLTLHQRTHTGERPFQCDICAKVFIQLSDLRVHERIHTGEKPYSCDLCLKKFTHDSTLRTHKRTHTQEKPFRCEQCDRAFGHRGNLNVHRRTHSGLKPYVCPECHTAFRQLGTFKRHRKIHSR